A window of the Gemmatirosa kalamazoonensis genome harbors these coding sequences:
- a CDS encoding glycoside hydrolase family 16 protein — MRRLLLPLLAICVSCARRAPNATPEPGWELVWSDEFDRDGAPDPRSWTYERGFVRNRELQWYQPENAVVRGGLLVIEARREVRPNPTYVSGSTDWRRGRDSIRVTSASVTTRGLRSWRYGRFEMRGRIDVRPGMWPAFWTVGDSGRWPASGEIDVMEYYRNMLLANVAWADSNGAAAWDDSRLPLDSLGGARWARDFHVWRMDWDERAIRLSVDGRTLNVTDLAATTNRDGTGVNPLRRPQHLILNLAVGGTQGGDPSATRFPARFEVDWVRVYRRAGAR, encoded by the coding sequence ATGCGCCGACTCCTGCTCCCCCTCCTCGCGATCTGCGTCTCCTGCGCCCGCCGAGCGCCTAACGCCACGCCGGAGCCGGGGTGGGAGCTCGTGTGGTCCGACGAGTTCGATCGCGACGGCGCGCCGGATCCGCGGAGCTGGACGTACGAGCGCGGCTTCGTGCGGAACCGCGAGCTGCAGTGGTACCAGCCGGAGAACGCGGTCGTGCGCGGAGGCCTGCTGGTGATCGAGGCCCGGCGCGAGGTGCGGCCGAACCCGACGTACGTGTCGGGGAGCACCGACTGGCGTCGCGGCCGCGACTCGATCCGCGTCACGTCGGCGAGCGTGACGACGCGCGGGCTCCGCTCGTGGCGCTACGGCCGCTTCGAGATGCGCGGGCGCATCGACGTGCGCCCCGGGATGTGGCCCGCGTTCTGGACGGTGGGCGACAGCGGCCGGTGGCCGGCGAGCGGCGAGATCGACGTCATGGAGTACTACCGCAACATGCTGCTCGCGAACGTGGCGTGGGCCGACTCGAACGGCGCCGCGGCATGGGACGACTCGCGCCTCCCGCTCGACTCGTTAGGCGGCGCGCGATGGGCGCGCGACTTCCACGTCTGGCGCATGGACTGGGACGAGCGCGCGATCCGCCTCTCGGTCGACGGCCGCACGCTGAACGTCACCGACCTGGCCGCGACGACGAACCGCGACGGCACCGGCGTGAACCCGCTCCGCCGGCCGCAGCACCTGATCCTCAACCTCGCGGTCGGCGGTACGCAGGGCGGCGATCCCTCGGCCACCAGATTCCCGGCGCGGTTCGAGGTGGACTGGGTGCGCGTGTACCGGCGGGCCGGCGCTCGGTGA
- a CDS encoding DNA polymerase domain-containing protein: MTAPNEDEWLWGWDPTPGIVSVWAEADGRAIVWRRDPETKVLERDDERFRPWLLLDRLDDLRGAAVPGLAWRELDGPGALRFLVSADDGNALTRALLAGASRRLGENVRQIRDLGDAHVLSLPPDEQYLVATGRTYFRGLAFDDLRRLQFDLETTGLDPARDRIFLVAVRHPDGRVGTIEARGTGDAAEADLIRRLAATIAEADPDVIENHNLHGFDLPFVARRAQVLGVPLALGRVGGPLRQRGARRGVRASGLGTRDSGLGSPQPTSPESRVSSPDYRIRYVAPGRELIDTLDATIRYDHGARELPGHGLKAVARHFGLAGPERELIRGDQIHVVYRTDPARVRRYATADVEEVAGLARVLGGAAFALARMAPRRYERLADAGAATGVIDPLLVRAYLRAGAALPAYEAGDGTPHSGAALHLFATGVARHVVKADVASLYPSLMRAFRIGPARDHLGALLAIVDRLVAQRLEAKDAARAAPAGSAERHTQEAVSAAMKIVVNSAYGYLAAGGELTRFADVHAANEVTRRGRETLGLMCRELAARGVTLLEADTDGVYFAVPDAWSEADERRVVAEVAALLPPLVKLEFEGRYAAMLSHEPKNYALLTYDGRLLLRGVAFRSSRAEPYGDAFLRRALERLLAGDVAGVRDAYLDTLGRLRARAIPTHDVSSRVRLTKTPAQYAASRGSRRELAYEALLASGRSDWSVGERVRVYRTQGGGAGVVPERDEAGGADAADPRDYDVEHYARVLLDTYAARLARGLAPEDFDVVFADPDQLSLFAPRAEEIRTVLTTTLS; this comes from the coding sequence ATGACCGCGCCCAACGAGGACGAGTGGCTGTGGGGGTGGGATCCGACACCGGGGATCGTGTCCGTGTGGGCGGAGGCGGACGGACGCGCGATCGTGTGGCGGCGGGACCCGGAGACGAAGGTGCTCGAGCGCGACGACGAGCGGTTCCGTCCGTGGCTGCTGCTCGACCGGCTCGACGACCTGCGCGGCGCCGCGGTGCCGGGGCTCGCGTGGCGGGAGCTCGACGGGCCGGGGGCGCTGCGCTTTCTCGTCTCGGCCGACGACGGGAACGCGCTCACGCGCGCGCTGCTCGCCGGCGCGTCGCGGCGGCTCGGCGAGAACGTTAGGCAGATCCGCGACCTCGGCGATGCGCACGTGCTCTCGCTGCCGCCCGACGAGCAGTACCTGGTCGCGACGGGGCGCACGTACTTCCGCGGGCTCGCGTTCGACGACCTGCGGCGGCTGCAGTTCGACCTCGAGACGACGGGGCTCGACCCGGCGCGCGACCGCATCTTCCTCGTCGCCGTGCGGCATCCCGACGGACGCGTGGGCACGATCGAGGCGCGCGGCACCGGCGACGCGGCGGAGGCGGACCTCATTCGCCGACTCGCCGCGACGATCGCCGAGGCCGACCCCGACGTGATCGAGAACCACAACCTGCACGGCTTCGACCTCCCGTTCGTCGCGCGGCGCGCGCAGGTGCTCGGCGTGCCGCTCGCGTTAGGCCGCGTCGGCGGGCCGCTCCGGCAGCGCGGCGCACGGCGCGGGGTGCGAGCATCGGGACTCGGGACTCGGGACTCGGGACTCGGGAGTCCGCAGCCCACGAGTCCCGAGTCCCGAGTCTCGAGTCCCGATTACCGCATCCGATACGTGGCGCCCGGGCGGGAGCTGATCGATACGCTCGACGCGACGATCCGCTACGACCACGGGGCGCGCGAGCTGCCGGGGCACGGCCTGAAGGCGGTGGCGCGCCACTTCGGGCTCGCGGGGCCGGAGCGGGAGCTGATCCGCGGCGACCAGATCCACGTCGTGTATCGCACCGACCCGGCGCGCGTGCGCCGCTACGCGACCGCGGACGTGGAGGAAGTCGCGGGGCTGGCGCGGGTGTTGGGCGGCGCCGCGTTCGCGCTCGCCCGGATGGCGCCGCGCCGCTACGAGCGGCTCGCCGACGCCGGCGCGGCGACGGGCGTGATCGACCCGCTGCTCGTGCGCGCGTACCTGCGCGCGGGTGCCGCGCTGCCGGCGTACGAGGCGGGCGACGGGACGCCGCACAGCGGCGCCGCGCTGCACCTGTTCGCGACCGGCGTCGCGCGGCACGTCGTGAAGGCGGACGTGGCGAGCCTGTATCCGTCGCTCATGCGCGCCTTCCGCATCGGGCCGGCGCGCGACCACCTCGGCGCGCTGCTCGCGATCGTCGACCGGCTCGTGGCGCAGCGACTGGAGGCGAAGGACGCGGCGCGCGCCGCGCCGGCCGGATCGGCGGAGCGGCACACGCAGGAGGCGGTGTCGGCGGCGATGAAGATCGTCGTGAACTCGGCCTACGGCTATCTCGCCGCGGGCGGGGAGCTGACGCGTTTCGCCGACGTGCACGCGGCGAACGAGGTGACGCGCCGCGGCCGCGAGACGCTCGGGCTGATGTGCCGCGAGCTCGCGGCGCGCGGCGTCACGCTGCTCGAGGCGGACACCGACGGCGTGTACTTCGCCGTCCCCGACGCGTGGAGCGAGGCCGACGAACGGCGCGTGGTGGCCGAGGTCGCGGCGCTGCTGCCACCGCTCGTGAAGCTGGAGTTCGAGGGACGGTACGCGGCGATGCTGTCGCACGAGCCGAAGAACTACGCCCTGCTGACCTACGACGGGCGGCTGCTGCTGCGCGGCGTGGCGTTCCGGTCGAGCCGCGCGGAGCCGTACGGCGACGCGTTCCTGCGCCGCGCGCTCGAGCGGCTGCTCGCCGGCGACGTGGCGGGGGTGCGCGACGCGTACCTCGACACGTTGGGTCGGCTGCGCGCGCGGGCGATCCCGACGCACGACGTGTCGTCGCGCGTGCGGCTGACGAAGACGCCGGCGCAGTACGCGGCGTCGCGCGGGTCGCGGCGCGAGCTCGCGTACGAGGCGCTGCTCGCGAGCGGCCGCTCGGACTGGAGCGTGGGCGAGCGCGTGCGCGTGTACCGCACGCAGGGCGGTGGCGCGGGCGTGGTGCCGGAGCGCGACGAGGCCGGTGGCGCCGACGCCGCCGACCCGCGCGACTACGACGTGGAGCACTACGCGCGCGTGCTGCTCGACACCTACGCGGCACGGCTGGCGCGCGGGCTCGCGCCGGAGGACTTCGACGTCGTGTTCGCGGATCCCGACCAGCTCTCGCTGTTCGCGCCGCGGGCAGAGGAGATTCGCACGGTGCTGACGACGACCCTTTCCTGA
- a CDS encoding S8 family serine peptidase: MATQSEPTPVVPNELWHPAFGRCVGDPTRAAVQWRPGVDAETKDALLRELGLTHASAGAGTDGERRPLLHVNRTDALSWVQGADGGALDGAQLQRLNASPLVEWVSPAWRADAATREVPALFAVNPTRIYVKRGAVDAAGGVAKLGASTPLDVAPDRLRGYVTLRVDGAIGAAREIGAGVAPGDVRFENIPYLSPECHVVTAPTPTTDPLHGPYRPDAGRCRPPTSELTPSDPEFAIQWGLQRINAPRGWQIARGSPSVTVAVLDEGIELAHPDLDVHPQSWNASTDTPNGGPTGNHGTACAGIIGARLDNALGVAGVAGGVRTMAIATATWADADIVEGLYFAADHGARVVSMSFGVYASWMMWDFAIIQDALQYAHDKGLVLVAATGNENGPVSRFPGSDARTIGAGGSNRSDERKRIGDSSSEAWWGASYGPDIDVVAPCLEIPTTDRFGAAGYAGGDYYDFFNGTSSATPHVAGLAGLLVSLRPNLTNVETRQLIESTCDKISPATYAYANVGTKPSGTWNAEVGYGRINVERALLAACALGRAAAERECSGCGGECIEPTPEECRGPEPIPWLSRERCMMFYESRVFDEGRIQIRVTYEHCLRLLGRQQGPLLYTQTLLPGEQVRLYTFDRYRRVKSHTEQLSVHASFRQTVSALSQSRRATSASSYTDFLTKARSETDSSLSVGGGLAGFFGAPSGSIDKSDVSETTLATGGSVSSVSEQFTQFAITASQSLEAERGVVVSTFEDAEHVSTTQRSFRNDNHCYAVTYYIRRVNELYDVTTHVISVEWRAGNQGPFRAVNDVAGVNDEIRKRLQQSLGDAPLPGEQKTDHHLVTIPTDGLLYETELAHCSSCEPTREAEERMRLERLRQENRRMCIENRALSLELERQRALLKAGQLDHMELPRASQAAALPAADVHVLPSTPELRALPGA; encoded by the coding sequence ATGGCAACGCAAAGCGAGCCGACGCCCGTCGTGCCTAACGAGCTCTGGCACCCGGCGTTCGGCCGGTGCGTGGGCGACCCGACACGTGCCGCGGTGCAGTGGCGGCCCGGCGTCGACGCGGAGACGAAGGACGCGCTGCTCCGCGAGCTGGGCCTAACGCACGCGAGCGCCGGCGCGGGGACCGATGGAGAGCGGCGTCCGCTGCTGCACGTGAACCGCACCGACGCGCTGTCGTGGGTGCAGGGTGCCGACGGCGGCGCGCTCGACGGCGCACAGCTGCAGCGTCTGAACGCGAGCCCGCTCGTGGAGTGGGTGAGCCCGGCCTGGCGTGCCGACGCCGCGACGCGCGAGGTGCCCGCGCTGTTCGCCGTGAACCCGACGCGCATCTACGTGAAGCGCGGCGCGGTCGACGCGGCCGGCGGGGTCGCGAAGCTCGGCGCGTCGACGCCGCTCGACGTGGCGCCCGACCGGCTGCGCGGCTACGTCACGCTGCGCGTCGACGGCGCGATCGGCGCCGCGCGCGAGATCGGCGCAGGCGTCGCGCCGGGCGACGTGCGGTTCGAGAACATCCCGTACCTGTCGCCGGAATGTCACGTGGTCACGGCACCGACGCCGACGACCGATCCGCTGCACGGCCCGTATCGTCCCGACGCGGGACGCTGCCGCCCGCCGACGTCGGAGCTGACGCCGAGCGACCCGGAGTTCGCGATCCAGTGGGGGCTGCAGCGCATCAACGCGCCCCGCGGCTGGCAGATCGCGCGCGGGTCGCCGAGCGTCACCGTCGCGGTGCTCGACGAGGGGATCGAGCTCGCGCACCCCGACCTCGACGTGCACCCGCAGTCGTGGAACGCGTCGACCGACACGCCTAACGGCGGCCCGACGGGGAACCACGGCACCGCGTGCGCGGGAATCATCGGCGCGCGGCTCGACAACGCGCTCGGCGTGGCCGGCGTCGCCGGCGGCGTGCGCACGATGGCGATCGCCACCGCGACGTGGGCCGACGCCGACATCGTGGAGGGCCTGTACTTCGCCGCCGACCACGGCGCGCGCGTGGTGAGCATGAGCTTCGGCGTGTACGCGTCGTGGATGATGTGGGACTTCGCGATCATCCAGGACGCGCTGCAGTACGCGCACGACAAGGGGCTCGTGCTCGTCGCCGCGACGGGGAACGAGAACGGCCCGGTGTCGCGCTTCCCAGGGAGCGACGCGCGCACGATCGGCGCCGGCGGCAGCAACCGGAGCGACGAGCGCAAGCGGATCGGCGACAGCTCGAGCGAGGCGTGGTGGGGCGCGAGCTACGGCCCGGACATCGACGTCGTCGCGCCGTGCCTCGAGATCCCGACCACCGACCGGTTCGGCGCCGCCGGCTACGCGGGGGGCGACTACTACGACTTCTTCAACGGCACCTCGTCCGCCACGCCGCACGTCGCGGGGCTCGCCGGGCTGCTCGTGAGCCTGCGGCCGAACCTCACGAACGTCGAGACGCGCCAGCTCATCGAGAGCACGTGCGACAAGATCTCGCCGGCGACGTACGCGTACGCGAACGTGGGCACGAAGCCGAGCGGCACCTGGAACGCCGAGGTGGGCTACGGGCGCATCAACGTGGAGCGGGCGCTGCTCGCGGCATGCGCGTTAGGCAGGGCCGCCGCGGAGCGCGAGTGCTCGGGGTGCGGCGGCGAGTGCATCGAGCCGACGCCCGAGGAGTGCCGCGGTCCCGAGCCGATCCCGTGGCTCTCGCGCGAGCGCTGCATGATGTTCTACGAGTCGCGCGTGTTCGACGAGGGGCGCATCCAGATCCGCGTCACCTACGAACACTGCCTGCGGCTGCTCGGCCGGCAGCAGGGGCCGCTGCTCTACACGCAGACGCTGCTCCCCGGCGAGCAGGTGCGGCTGTACACGTTCGACCGCTACCGCCGCGTGAAGTCGCACACCGAGCAACTGTCGGTGCACGCGTCGTTCCGGCAGACGGTGAGCGCGCTGTCGCAGTCGCGGCGCGCGACGAGCGCGTCGTCGTACACGGACTTCCTCACGAAGGCCCGGAGCGAGACGGACAGCTCGCTCTCGGTGGGCGGCGGGCTGGCGGGCTTCTTCGGCGCGCCGTCGGGCTCCATCGACAAGTCCGACGTGTCGGAGACGACGCTCGCCACCGGCGGCTCGGTGAGCAGCGTGTCGGAGCAGTTCACGCAGTTCGCCATCACGGCGTCGCAGTCGCTGGAGGCGGAGCGCGGCGTGGTGGTGAGCACGTTCGAGGACGCGGAGCATGTGAGCACGACACAGCGCTCGTTCCGCAACGACAACCACTGCTACGCGGTGACGTACTACATCCGCCGGGTGAACGAGCTGTACGACGTGACGACGCACGTGATCTCGGTGGAGTGGCGGGCCGGGAACCAGGGGCCGTTCCGCGCGGTGAACGACGTCGCGGGCGTGAACGACGAGATCCGGAAGCGGCTGCAGCAGTCGCTTGGCGACGCGCCGCTGCCGGGGGAGCAGAAGACCGATCACCATCTCGTGACGATCCCCACCGACGGGCTGCTGTACGAGACGGAGCTCGCGCACTGCTCGTCGTGCGAGCCGACGCGCGAGGCGGAGGAGCGCATGCGCCTCGAGCGGCTGCGGCAGGAGAACCGCCGCATGTGCATCGAGAACCGGGCGCTGTCGCTGGAGCTGGAGCGTCAGCGCGCGCTGCTGAAGGCGGGGCAGCTCGACCACATGGAGCTGCCGCGCGCCAGCCAGGCGGCGGCGCTGCCGGCGGCGGACGTGCACGTGCTGCCTTCCACGCCGGAGCTGCGGGCGCTGCCGGGGGCCTGA
- a CDS encoding acyl-ACP desaturase, producing the protein MTTIAQPAAETLAKVEVLADLEEVVHALMDVHEAKRILWFPSELLAPAPDTDPDAHARALRERARGIGLPARIALAVNLLTEEGLPHFHRLLAVYLGGDTFWSRWTNLWTAEEDRHGAVLHDYARESRILDNPVLERMQFEYLKAGFNPEWDKDPYRVFVYTSLQERATQVSHANTGKLAGEYEPTIGTVLANVAKEEARHYAFYRTIFKEVLARDPNRGLASAAEIMPSIDMPGYTMPHFREMADVIRRAEIYGPRDYLKIVEEQIKFWAIEALDGLDEMGKRAQEKILGIPDRLRRVADAMETRSRAKTFSFDVAFAQEFHMA; encoded by the coding sequence ATGACCACGATAGCCCAACCCGCCGCGGAGACGTTGGCGAAGGTGGAAGTGCTCGCCGACCTCGAAGAGGTCGTCCACGCCCTGATGGACGTGCACGAGGCGAAGCGCATCCTCTGGTTCCCGAGCGAGCTGCTCGCTCCCGCTCCCGACACCGACCCCGACGCGCACGCCCGCGCGCTGCGCGAGCGCGCGCGGGGCATCGGCCTCCCCGCGCGCATCGCGCTCGCGGTGAACCTCCTCACCGAGGAAGGGCTGCCGCACTTCCACCGGCTGCTCGCCGTGTACCTCGGCGGGGACACGTTCTGGTCGCGGTGGACGAACCTGTGGACCGCCGAGGAGGACCGGCACGGCGCGGTGCTGCACGACTACGCGCGCGAGAGCCGCATCCTCGACAACCCGGTGCTCGAGCGCATGCAGTTCGAGTATCTCAAGGCCGGGTTCAATCCCGAGTGGGACAAGGACCCGTACCGCGTGTTCGTGTACACGTCGCTGCAGGAACGCGCGACGCAGGTGAGCCACGCGAACACCGGCAAGCTCGCCGGGGAGTACGAGCCGACGATCGGCACCGTGCTCGCGAACGTGGCGAAGGAGGAGGCGCGGCACTACGCGTTCTACCGCACGATCTTCAAGGAAGTGCTGGCGCGCGACCCGAACCGCGGGCTCGCGTCGGCGGCGGAGATCATGCCGTCGATCGACATGCCGGGTTACACGATGCCGCACTTCCGCGAGATGGCGGACGTGATCCGGCGCGCCGAGATCTACGGGCCGCGCGACTACCTGAAGATCGTCGAGGAGCAGATCAAGTTCTGGGCGATCGAGGCGCTGGACGGGCTCGACGAGATGGGCAAGCGAGCGCAGGAGAAGATCCTCGGCATCCCCGACCGGCTGCGCCGCGTGGCCGACGCGATGGAGACGCGGAGCCGGGCGAAGACGTTCTCGTTCGACGTCGCGTTCGCGCAGGAATTCCACATGGCCTGA
- a CDS encoding GNAT family N-acetyltransferase, translating into MPSRPAPFIVRDARADERDAVRELTLRAYGEYATVMAPASWAGLDGAVRSALAFDGPVDRIVAVRDESLLGSVHLFPPATDAYGHLAARAPWPELRLLAVAPEGRGQGVGRALVEECARRARASGAAALGLHTSESMRVAMSLYERMGFERAPDADFQPPGAELVRGYRLRLG; encoded by the coding sequence ATGCCGTCCCGTCCCGCGCCGTTCATCGTCCGCGACGCGCGCGCCGACGAGCGCGATGCGGTGCGCGAGCTCACGCTCCGCGCGTACGGCGAGTACGCCACGGTGATGGCGCCCGCGTCGTGGGCGGGCCTCGACGGCGCCGTGCGCTCGGCGCTCGCGTTCGACGGGCCGGTGGATCGCATCGTCGCGGTGCGCGACGAGTCGTTGCTCGGCAGCGTGCACCTGTTCCCGCCGGCGACCGACGCGTATGGCCACCTCGCGGCGCGCGCGCCGTGGCCCGAGCTGCGGCTGCTCGCCGTCGCGCCGGAGGGGCGCGGGCAGGGCGTCGGCCGCGCGCTCGTGGAGGAGTGCGCGCGTCGCGCCCGCGCGAGCGGCGCGGCGGCGCTCGGCCTCCACACGTCGGAGAGCATGCGCGTCGCGATGTCGCTCTACGAGCGCATGGGGTTCGAGCGCGCGCCCGACGCCGACTTCCAGCCGCCGGGGGCCGAGCTGGTCCGGGGCTACCGACTGCGCCTGGGCTGA
- a CDS encoding PadR family transcriptional regulator: MSDSLAPMKGTLDVLVLKTLSWGPMHGVEIVTWLEDRSGGSLAVEDSAIYHALHRMQERGLVRADWGLTENNRRARYYEITAAGRDWLQEQSTQFLRYAETVAAVLRIADR, translated from the coding sequence ATGAGCGATTCGCTCGCCCCCATGAAGGGCACCCTCGACGTCCTCGTCCTGAAGACCCTCTCGTGGGGGCCGATGCATGGCGTCGAGATCGTCACCTGGCTCGAGGACCGCTCCGGCGGCTCCCTCGCCGTCGAGGACAGCGCCATCTACCACGCGCTGCACCGCATGCAGGAGCGTGGCCTCGTGCGGGCCGACTGGGGGCTCACCGAGAACAATCGGCGGGCCCGCTACTACGAGATCACCGCCGCCGGCCGCGACTGGCTCCAGGAACAGTCCACCCAGTTCCTGCGCTACGCCGAGACCGTCGCCGCGGTGCTCCGCATCGCCGACCGCTGA
- a CDS encoding ABC transporter permease — protein sequence MSPRRFRRLFRLPRTGARRARDEMDEEIRFHLEARAARLAERGFSPEAATAEARRRFAGDAAARDDGELLARRRALADSAVRREDRMHRHDLLETLSRDLRQALRGLRRAPGFTLAVAVTLALGIGANTAVFSVVRAVLLRPLPYADPAHLVVVWNHWPESPRTWLSQPEAYDYAAHRTTFERFAAFSDNAMNVTGGCAPEVVGCEAERVRVGVAEASLLDVLGVRPLLGRNFTRDEDVPNGARVALLHEDFWRRRYGADPRIVGRTIRLDATPVTVVGVLPSAFRLPLEFAGDHAQLLLPLRLGPPDENERGAHRLNAVAKLPPGLTPAAAQRRVDAFMADLRREHEHDYGPNFGVTLVPVAEQVRGDVRPLLLVLVGAVSFVLLVGCANVANLLVARAERRGREVAVRRALGAGRGRLAAQVLMESVVLALGGGALGLLLAAWATRALAAAPLPQLPRLDRVAVDGPVLAYTLAVSLVTGLLFGLAPVARLGAPNDPLRQGRGTTVGRPRARLRQLLVAGQLALAAVSLTGAALMTRSFARLTAVSPGFAPEHVLTLRLSPPAAKYGSSSAVRAFYAALLERVRALPGVRSAGAVSALPFDGSIGDWGFSIEGVARPRSHRQPGPAADFQAATPGYIEAMRIPLLRGRTLTDADRLGAPAVVVASESMARRWFPGGDALGRRIQLLGGADSVWRTVVGIVGDVRHGGLAEPAHATMYVPHAQAIASLPDSIGAVPRSLSVVIRAVGDEESLGSAVRALVRRLDPDVPAARVRPLAAVVSDSLATSRLATLLLLAFGALALVLCAVGVYGVMSYVVAQRVNEIGIRIALGAPRGAVMRRVMWQGMRPVLVGLAAGAALAWAGTRLMRGVLFQVSATDPASYAAALLALVAVAALANWRPARRAAKVDPIVALRAE from the coding sequence ATGTCGCCGCGCCGCTTCCGTCGTCTCTTCCGTCTCCCGCGCACCGGCGCCCGCCGCGCCCGCGACGAGATGGACGAGGAGATCCGCTTCCACCTCGAGGCTCGCGCCGCGCGCCTGGCCGAGCGTGGGTTCTCCCCGGAAGCCGCGACCGCCGAGGCACGCCGCCGCTTCGCCGGCGACGCCGCGGCGCGCGACGACGGCGAGCTGCTCGCGCGGCGCCGCGCGCTCGCCGACTCCGCCGTCCGCCGGGAGGACCGCATGCATCGCCACGACCTGCTCGAGACGCTGTCGCGCGACCTCCGCCAGGCGCTCCGGGGACTGCGCCGCGCTCCCGGCTTCACGCTCGCCGTCGCCGTCACGCTCGCGTTGGGCATCGGCGCCAACACCGCGGTGTTCAGCGTCGTGCGCGCGGTGCTCCTCCGGCCGCTCCCGTACGCCGATCCCGCGCATCTCGTCGTCGTCTGGAATCACTGGCCCGAGTCGCCGCGCACCTGGCTGTCGCAGCCCGAGGCGTACGACTACGCCGCGCACCGCACCACGTTCGAGCGCTTCGCCGCGTTCTCCGACAACGCGATGAACGTCACCGGCGGGTGCGCGCCGGAAGTCGTCGGCTGCGAGGCGGAGCGCGTGCGCGTCGGCGTCGCCGAGGCGTCGCTGCTCGACGTGCTCGGCGTGCGCCCGCTGCTCGGCCGCAACTTTACGCGCGACGAGGACGTGCCTAACGGAGCGCGCGTCGCGCTGCTGCACGAGGACTTCTGGCGCCGCCGCTACGGCGCCGACCCGCGCATCGTCGGCCGCACCATCCGGCTCGATGCCACGCCGGTCACCGTGGTCGGCGTGCTGCCGAGCGCGTTCCGGCTGCCGCTGGAGTTCGCCGGTGACCACGCGCAGCTCCTCCTCCCGCTGCGACTGGGTCCGCCCGACGAGAACGAGCGCGGCGCCCATCGCCTGAACGCGGTGGCGAAGCTGCCGCCCGGCCTCACGCCCGCCGCCGCGCAGCGGCGCGTCGACGCGTTCATGGCCGACCTGCGGCGCGAGCACGAGCACGACTACGGCCCGAACTTCGGCGTCACGCTCGTGCCGGTGGCCGAGCAGGTGCGCGGCGACGTGCGGCCGCTGCTCCTCGTGCTGGTCGGCGCGGTGAGCTTCGTGCTGCTCGTCGGCTGCGCGAACGTGGCGAACCTGCTCGTCGCGCGCGCGGAGCGGCGCGGCCGCGAGGTCGCGGTGCGCCGGGCGTTGGGCGCCGGCCGCGGACGGCTCGCCGCGCAGGTGCTCATGGAGAGCGTCGTCCTCGCGCTCGGCGGCGGCGCGCTCGGCCTGCTGCTCGCCGCATGGGCCACGCGCGCGCTCGCCGCAGCGCCCCTGCCGCAGCTCCCGCGACTCGATCGCGTCGCGGTGGACGGGCCGGTGCTCGCGTACACGCTCGCCGTGTCGCTCGTCACCGGGCTGCTGTTCGGCCTCGCGCCGGTCGCGCGGCTCGGCGCGCCTAACGATCCGCTGCGCCAGGGGCGCGGCACGACCGTGGGTCGGCCGCGCGCGCGGCTGCGTCAGCTCCTCGTCGCCGGGCAGCTCGCGCTCGCGGCCGTGTCGCTCACCGGCGCCGCGCTCATGACGCGGAGCTTCGCGCGGCTAACCGCCGTCTCACCAGGGTTCGCGCCGGAGCACGTGCTCACGCTCCGTCTGTCGCCGCCGGCGGCGAAGTACGGCAGCAGCTCGGCGGTGCGCGCGTTCTACGCCGCGCTGCTCGAGCGCGTCCGCGCGCTGCCCGGCGTGCGCTCGGCGGGCGCCGTCTCCGCGCTTCCGTTCGACGGCTCCATCGGCGACTGGGGGTTCTCGATCGAGGGCGTCGCGCGCCCGCGATCCCACCGCCAGCCCGGCCCCGCCGCCGACTTCCAGGCGGCGACGCCCGGCTACATCGAGGCGATGCGCATCCCGCTCCTCCGCGGCCGCACGCTCACCGACGCCGACCGGCTCGGCGCACCAGCGGTCGTCGTGGCGAGCGAGTCGATGGCCCGCCGCTGGTTCCCCGGCGGCGACGCGCTCGGTCGGCGCATCCAGCTGCTCGGCGGCGCCGACTCCGTGTGGCGCACGGTCGTCGGCATCGTCGGCGACGTGCGCCACGGCGGGCTCGCCGAGCCCGCGCACGCGACCATGTACGTGCCGCATGCGCAGGCGATCGCGTCGCTCCCCGATTCCATCGGCGCGGTGCCGCGGTCGCTCAGCGTGGTGATCCGCGCGGTGGGCGACGAGGAGTCGTTAGGCAGCGCGGTGCGGGCGCTCGTGCGCCGGCTCGATCCCGACGTGCCGGCGGCGCGTGTGCGACCGCTCGCCGCGGTGGTGAGCGATTCGCTCGCGACGTCGCGGCTCGCGACGCTGCTGCTGCTCGCGTTCGGCGCGCTCGCGCTCGTGCTGTGCGCGGTCGGCGTCTACGGCGTGATGTCGTACGTCGTCGCGCAGCGCGTGAACGAGATCGGCATCCGCATCGCGCTCGGCGCACCCCGCGGCGCCGTGATGCGGCGCGTGATGTGGCAGGGGATGCGCCCCGTGCTCGTCGGCCTCGCCGCCGGCGCCGCGCTCGCGTGGGCCGGCACGCGTCTCATGCGCGGCGTCCTGTTCCAGGTGAGCGCGACCGACCCCGCCTCCTACGCCGCTGCGCTGCTCGCCCTCGTCGCCGTCGCCGCGCTGGCCAACTGGCGCCCCGCCCGCCGCGCCGCCAAGGTCGATCCGATCGTCGCGCTGCGCGCGGAGTGA